From Panthera uncia isolate 11264 chromosome E1, Puncia_PCG_1.0, whole genome shotgun sequence, one genomic window encodes:
- the RNFT1 gene encoding E3 ubiquitin-protein ligase RNFT1: MQANCSQLHSPPGAAGSEDASASQCVHTRLTGEGSCLHSGDVHIQINSIPKECAENPSSRNIRSSVHSCTHGCIHSRLRSHSHNEARQSDDTATESGDHGSSSFSEFRYLFKWLHKSLPYILILGVKLVMQHITGISLGIGLLTTFMYANKSIVNQVFLRERCSKIQCAWLLVFLAGSSVLLYYTFHSQSLYYSLIFLNPTLDHSSFWEVLWIVGITDFILKFLFMGLKCLILLMPSFIMPFKSKGYWYMLLEELCQYYRTFVPIPVWFRYFISYGEFGNVTRRSLGILLALLYLILKLLDFFGHLRTFRRVLRIFFTRPSYGVAASKRQCSDVDDICSVCQAEFQKPVLLICQHIFCEECITLWFNREKTCPLCRTVISDHINKWKDGATSSHLQIY; this comes from the exons ATGCAAGCCAACTGTAGCCAACTGCACAGCCCTCCAGGAGCTGCAGGCAGTGAGGATGCCTCAGCTTCCCAGTGTGTTCATACAAGATTGACAGGAGAAGGTTCTTGTCTTCATTCTGGAGATGTTCATATCCAGATAAACTCCATACCTAAAGAATGTGCTGAAAATCCAAGCTCCAGAAATATAAGGTCAAGTGTCCACAGCTGTACTCATGGATGTATACATAGTCGCTTACGGAGTCACTCCCACAATGAAGCAAGGCAGTCTGATGATACTGCCACAGAGTCTGGAGATCATGGTAGTAGCTCTTTCTCAGAATTCCGATATCTCTTCAAGTGGTTGCACAAAAGTCTTCCATATATTTTGATTCTGGGTGTCAAACTTGTTATGCAGCATATAACAG GAATTTCTCTTGGAATTGGGCTGCTTACAACTTTTATGTATGCAAACAAAAGCATTGTAAATCAGGTTTTTCTAAGA gaaagGTGCTCCAAGATTCAGTGTGCTTGGTTACTGGTATTCTTAGCAGGATCTTCTGTTCTTTTATATTACACTTTTCATTCTCAGTCACTTTATTACAG cttaatttttttaaatcctacttTGGACCATTCAAGCTTCTGGGAAGTACTTTGGATTGTTGGAATTACAGACTTCATTCTGAAATTCCTCTTCATGGGCTTAAAATGCCTTATTTTGTTGATGCCTTCTTTCATCATGCCTTTTAAATCCAAG ggTTACTGGTATATGCTTTTAGAAGAATTATGTCAGTATTACCGAACTTTTGTTCCCATACCAGTTTGGTTTCGTTACTTTATAAGCTATGGGGAGTTTGGTAATGTGACTAGACGGAGTCTTGGGATATTGCTGGCTTTACTCTACCTCATACTAAAA CTTTTGGACTTTTTTGGACATCTGAGAACTTTCCGACGGGTTTTGCGAATATTTTTTACACGACCA AGTTACGGAGTGGCTGCCAGCAAGAGACAGTGTTCAGATGTGGATGATATTTGTTCAGTATGTCAAGCTGAATTTCAAAAACCAGTTCTGCTCATCTGTCAG CATATATTTTGTGAAGAATGCATTACCTTATGGTTTAATCGAGAGAAAACATGTCCACTGTGCAGAACTGTGATCTCAGAccatataaacaaatggaaagatggagCCACTTCATCCCACCTTCAGATATACTAA